The candidate division KSB1 bacterium genomic sequence GATCCGATTTGTGAATTATTACAACACGGTCAAACCGCATGCTTCTCTTAACGGTTTGACCCCTATTGAAAAATTGATTGATTATTTTTATCCCGAACAACTATAAATAACGCTTGGATTTCTTACATTTAAATTCATAAATATCTCCTGAAAATGACTCCGCAACAGCGGTCTGAATCAATCAGGCGGCAGCTGTTCTCAGAAAGCGACTGGCTTGCCCGATAGTTTCAAGAGACTCGTCCGATTCCATCCCGGTTTTATGACGAGTTCAAAACGTGCGAATCTTGAGATTGCGAAACATGACCGTGCCGCCGTGGTCTTGTAATAATATGTGCCCTTTTTCCGCCTCTCCAAATAACCTATAATCTTTGAATTTGCTCTCGGCCACACGACGGCGGAATTCGTCGCTGCCGCGCTCGAATTCCAATACTTTTACCCCGTTCAGCCAATGCTCGACATACCGTCCCTGTGCAATGATACGCGAAGAGTTCCATTCCCCGAGCGGTTTGGGTTCAGAATTCTTGGCTTCGAGCAAATCATAGAGAGCTGCGGTGCGATGTTTTTCACCGACGATTGCCGCCTGGATGCCCTGCAGGAGCTGATACTCGAGGCCTATACCGGCACTGCCGCTCGACAACGCTTCGACGACAAAATACTTGACGCCGCTGTTGCCGCCGCGCGGCGTCATTCTCCACTCAAAGGCCAGCTCAAAGTTGCCGAACTGCTCGATCGACAAGAGATCGCCGGCCTCTTTGGCTGCATGACCTTCCGGGCGACATACGAGCACGCCGTCGATCACCTGCCAGGCATCCGGCGGCGTCGGGCGGTTCACCCCCCTCCAACCGTTCAGCGTTTCGCCGTCGAACAACGGCCGCCATTCGGCATCGGCCGGCGAACCGTTCTGTTCGTCCCTTTTTTGAGCCGTAAAACCGGTCGCTAAAAGCAGGGCAAGCGCCAAAGTCTGAATGCACAGGCAACGCATCAAAAGTCCACTTAAATCAGATCATAGATCGTCACTTTCAGCCAATAGCCGGAAAAAGTCTCGCGGAAACGATCGTGCACCGGATGATACTGGTAACGCTCGTGGCCTTCGGCATCGTCAAAGACGACGATCAGGCCATAGTCATAGGTGCGGTCGATGATCGGTCGATCGGTCGCTGCCGGCTTGCCGATGAACGCCTGCTTGACCGTTTCGATGTTCAGCAACGATTGGAGGCCTTCTTCAAAAGCACGGATCTGTTCCGGCGTCAGGTCGCGGCGCAGCCAGAAATAGACCGAATGGACAAAGAACTTTGACATGTTCATCCTCATTTTTAATTTTCCAAGGCATCGAATTTTTCGCGAAATTTGGCTTCGGCGACTTTCAGCAGCTCGCGTCTTCCCGGCAAGGCGTACGGCTTGGGGGCGGCAACGAGGTCGAGAATGGTTTCGGCAACGGACTGCGGCGAGCGCATCAGTTCGCATTCCCAAACCACATGGACGCGCCAGCCGGCGGCTTCGAGCGCTTCGCGCACCTGCGCGTCGCGTTGTTGGTTTTTGGCGAATTTGGCCAGCCAGCGCTCCCGGTTGCTGGAAGGCGTGGAAGCCCGGCGGCACCCCGGATGACGGTGCCAAAAACAGCCGTGCACGAAAATCGCCAGCCGATGACGAGGCAGCACCAGATCGGGTTTGCCGGGTAGATCATGCCGGTGCAGTCGAAAACGCACGCCGGCGCGATGCAGCAGCGAGCGAAGGAGGAACTCGGGCTTGGTGTCGCCGGAGCGCACGCGGCTCATGTTCCAGCGTCGTCGTTCCGGTGTCAAAGAATCGGTCATGGCGGCAGCGTCGCCTTCAGCCTTGTCGGATTCTTTGGATGCGGCGGACGGTGTCGTCGAATTCAGGCTGCGAGCCGAAGCCGATGGTCATCATGTCGACGGCGCCGCTATTGATGACGAACTGCAGCGAGCTTTCCCGCTGTTCTTCGGCGGTCGTCTTGCCGCCGCCGAAAATCTTCATACCGATCACCCCTTTGCCCTGTCGCCGCGCCTCCTTCAGCAGCTTTACCACGGTTTCGGGCTCGTAATCCATCAGCGTGCCGGTGTTGTTGATGCGCGCCAGCAGTACATCCGGCCAATCCGATTCGACGCCCGCTTTGAGCGCCCAGATGGAATGAAAAGAAGCGCCGCAGGCGCGTATGACGCCTTTGGCCTTCAGTTTGGACAGATCGTCCATCACCATGCGATACAGCTCTGTCCAATCCGGCTCGACCATGCAGTGCATCAGCACGATGTCGATCATGTCCACACCCAGCTCTTTGCGGAACCGATCGACGGCGTCTTGAGCGGTGGTAAAGTTGGCCCAGTCGCTGGGGCGGTTCCAAAGTTTGGTCATGATCGTCACTTTTTCCCGCGGAATATGGCGAAAGGCTTCCTTGAGAAAAGGATGCGAACCGTACGAATCGGCGGCGTCAAAGAAACGAACCCCGGAGTCAAAAGCGTGCTGCGCCAGATCGACAAAAGCCGTCATGCCCAAGCGGGTCTGCTTCGACTCGCGGTTACTGCCGTGTGTGCCGGTGCCGAAGGAAAGAAAGCTCGTTTGGATGCCGGTCTTGCCGAGTCGAATGGGGCCCAGGCCGTTCAAAGTTTCTTTGCCTAACAAGCCGGGCGAAAGCAACAGGCTTGCCGAGCCTGCCGCCGCTGTTTTAAGAAATTCACGCCGAAGCATATTAACCTCTATTAACAAATACAATCAAAGTTAACCGCTTTTTTCGATAGGCGGCTACACAGCTGCCGCAGAGGATCCGCTCCGAATTTTCCATTTTATTCGCCAGGATTATGTTTTTAACGAGCAGGTGCATGGGCCATTGTTCGGTACATCGGCTACATTGCGTCCAGTTTTCGGCGATGGCCTGTAGGCGCAGGCCGTGCAAACAAAGCCGTAGAAAGCAGGCTTTAGAACCAGAGAGCTCAAAAACAAAAGAGCAAAACAAATCAGGCTAACGTTGACGATGCCCTGCGAGGCGGCAAATAAGGCAAAGAGGGGCGATAAATTAAAAAACATAGGGAGAAAAAGAAAAGTCAGGATCAATGCTTTGCGCAGCTTTTGCCGCCTTGAAGACATGATCGGGCCTTTCAAAT encodes the following:
- a CDS encoding DUF1080 domain-containing protein encodes the protein MRCLCIQTLALALLLATGFTAQKRDEQNGSPADAEWRPLFDGETLNGWRGVNRPTPPDAWQVIDGVLVCRPEGHAAKEAGDLLSIEQFGNFELAFEWRMTPRGGNSGVKYFVVEALSSGSAGIGLEYQLLQGIQAAIVGEKHRTAALYDLLEAKNSEPKPLGEWNSSRIIAQGRYVEHWLNGVKVLEFERGSDEFRRRVAESKFKDYRLFGEAEKGHILLQDHGGTVMFRNLKIRTF
- a CDS encoding Dabb family protein encodes the protein MSKFFVHSVYFWLRRDLTPEQIRAFEEGLQSLLNIETVKQAFIGKPAATDRPIIDRTYDYGLIVVFDDAEGHERYQYHPVHDRFRETFSGYWLKVTIYDLI
- a CDS encoding very short patch repair endonuclease — its product is MTDSLTPERRRWNMSRVRSGDTKPEFLLRSLLHRAGVRFRLHRHDLPGKPDLVLPRHRLAIFVHGCFWHRHPGCRRASTPSSNRERWLAKFAKNQQRDAQVREALEAAGWRVHVVWECELMRSPQSVAETILDLVAAPKPYALPGRRELLKVAEAKFREKFDALEN
- a CDS encoding aldo/keto reductase — its product is MLRREFLKTAAAGSASLLLSPGLLGKETLNGLGPIRLGKTGIQTSFLSFGTGTHGSNRESKQTRLGMTAFVDLAQHAFDSGVRFFDAADSYGSHPFLKEAFRHIPREKVTIMTKLWNRPSDWANFTTAQDAVDRFRKELGVDMIDIVLMHCMVEPDWTELYRMVMDDLSKLKAKGVIRACGASFHSIWALKAGVESDWPDVLLARINNTGTLMDYEPETVVKLLKEARRQGKGVIGMKIFGGGKTTAEEQRESSLQFVINSGAVDMMTIGFGSQPEFDDTVRRIQRIRQG